One window from the genome of Bacillota bacterium encodes:
- a CDS encoding ABC transporter permease: protein MDRQPLPVARTFSGLYEGLGLPRLIISAFVLGLFVVAFIMKMDLRILISDSLVRIGMNGLLVLAMLPTLACGVGLNFGLPVGIICGLVGGVASLNMDLTGFTGFLVAILIAIPLAIGAGYLYAMLLDKVRGQEMMVGTYVGFSVVAGMCVFWLMAPFRNPAMIFAIGGQGLRYTLTLDRSFGKLLNNFAAFKILGVTIPTGLLLFFAFFCVLAYLFFRSRIGLAMLAAGSNPLYATSSGINVRAMRTGGVVISTVLAAIGILVYAQSYGFLQLYQAPLYAAFPAVASILIGGATLQKATIGHVVIGAVLFHTLLTIALPVTQTVLQGADISEIARIIISNGMILYALTRSVRR, encoded by the coding sequence ATGGACAGACAGCCGCTCCCTGTGGCACGGACCTTCAGCGGCCTGTACGAAGGCCTGGGTTTGCCTCGCCTGATCATATCAGCCTTTGTGCTTGGCCTTTTCGTCGTTGCGTTCATTATGAAGATGGATCTGAGGATCCTGATCTCAGACTCGCTGGTCAGGATCGGGATGAATGGTCTACTGGTGCTGGCGATGCTCCCGACGCTCGCCTGCGGTGTGGGCCTCAACTTCGGCCTCCCGGTGGGGATAATATGCGGGCTCGTCGGCGGAGTGGCCAGCCTGAACATGGACCTGACCGGGTTCACCGGTTTCCTGGTCGCGATCCTGATCGCCATCCCCTTGGCGATAGGTGCAGGCTATCTTTATGCCATGCTCTTGGACAAAGTCCGGGGGCAGGAGATGATGGTAGGCACCTACGTGGGCTTTTCGGTGGTCGCGGGCATGTGCGTGTTTTGGCTGATGGCACCGTTCCGAAATCCTGCGATGATATTCGCCATCGGGGGACAGGGTCTCAGGTACACACTCACTCTGGATCGAAGTTTCGGGAAGCTTCTGAACAACTTCGCAGCCTTCAAGATCCTGGGTGTGACGATACCTACAGGTCTTCTCTTGTTCTTCGCATTCTTCTGCGTTCTGGCCTACCTGTTCTTCAGGTCCAGGATAGGCTTGGCAATGCTTGCGGCGGGGTCGAACCCACTCTACGCAACATCGTCTGGGATCAACGTGCGCGCTATGCGCACGGGCGGCGTGGTGATCTCGACAGTTCTGGCCGCAATAGGAATACTCGTGTACGCGCAGAGCTACGGGTTCCTTCAGCTCTACCAGGCTCCGCTCTACGCTGCCTTCCCCGCGGTGGCATCCATCCTCATCGGAGGAGCCACACTTCAGAAGGCAACTATAGGGCATGTGGTGATCGGGGCGGTGCTCTTCCACACACTGCTCACTATCGCCCTCCCTGTGACCCAGACAGTCCTGCAGGGCGCGGACATCAGTGAAATCGCGAGGATAATCATAAGCAACGGCATGATCCTCTATGCCCTGACCCGGTCCGTGAGGAGGTGA